The Vigna unguiculata cultivar IT97K-499-35 chromosome 6, ASM411807v1, whole genome shotgun sequence genome contains a region encoding:
- the LOC114186951 gene encoding uncharacterized protein LOC114186951 produces MQCICNEKAMGDDSPKNKVKFLCSYAGKVLPRPSDGLLRYVGGETRVVSVPRDVTFAELMKKVGNMVEGEVVLKYQLVPEDLDALISVRTEEDVKHMIQEHDRHQTGLLRAFLFPSSKMLLAASEPYPLEQRYIDAVNGILRTSPKATTRGSACSSPKSISPEAGDQYSPRFCNNSISMSSAMQRVRSSPSLSNMDQQAHYHQPHPHHPFLNYPSFSTTRPPQDPQIARLGGRGASFNYHYSNPRQPPRGVGGVGGYGYPDDSATYGNPLPNLPRSPRRKSIWE; encoded by the exons ATGCAATGCATTTGCAATGAAAAAGCCATGGGAGACGACTCgccaaaaaataaagtaaagttCCTCTGCAGCTACGCCGGCAAGGTCCTTCCACGACCCTCCGATGGGCTTCTGAGGTACGTGGGAGGCGAGACTCGGGTGGTTTCAGTGCCTCGTGACGTGACATTCGCCG AGCTGATGAAGAAGGTGGGGAACATGGTGGAGGGGGAGGTGGTGCTCAAGTACCAGCTTGTGCCCGAAGATCTGGACGCGTTGATTTCAGTTAGGACGGAGGAAGATGTGAAGCACATGATCCAGGAGCACGACCGCCACCAAACCGGATTGCTCCGTGCATTCCTGTTTCCGTCTTCAAAGATGCTTTTGGCTGCCTCGGAACCCTATCCATTGGAGCAACGTTACATCGACGCCGTGAATGGAATCCTCCGAACAAGCCCTAAAGCGACGACCAGGGGCTCTGCATGTTCTTCCCCGAAATCAATCTCACCCGAAGCAGGGGATCAGTACTCCCCTCGGTTTTGCAATAATTCGATTTCCATGTCGAGTGCGATGCAGAGAGTGCGAAGCTCTCCCAGCCTCTCAAACATGGATCAGCAAGCTCATTACCACCAGCCTCATCCCCATCACCCTTTTCTCAACTATCCATCTTTCTCTACGACTAGACCGCCCCAAGATCCTCAAATAGCAAGACTTGGTGGAAGGGGTGCCTCCTTCAACTACCATTACTCAAACCCTAGACAACCCCCCAGAGGAGTAGGAGGAGTAGGAGGCTATGGCTACCCTGATGACTCTGCAACTTATGGGAATCCCCTTCCTAATCTCCCCAGAAGTCCCAGAAGAAAATCTATATGGGAGTAG
- the LOC114186949 gene encoding stromal 70 kDa heat shock-related protein, chloroplastic encodes MACSNAQIHGLGTPSFASSRTLFLGQRLNTKAFIKVKSRPRRVGRLRVVNEKVVGIDLGTTNSAVAAMEGGKPTIITNAEGQRTTPSVVAYTKSGDRLVGQIAKRQAVVNPENTFFSVKRFIGRKMSEVDEESKQVSYRVIRDDNGNVKLDCPAIGKQFAAEEISAQVLRKLVDDASKFLNDKVTKAVVTVPAYFNDSQRTATKDAGRIAGLEVLRIINEPTAASLAYGFERKNNETILVFDLGGGTFDVSVLEVGDGVFEVLSTSGDTHLGGDDFDKRIVDWLASNFKRDEGIDLLKDKQALQRLTETAEKAKMELSSLTQTNISLPFITATADGPKHIETTITRAKFEELCSDLLDRLRTPVENSLRDAKLSFKDLDEVILVGGSTRIPAVQELVKKLTGKDPNVTVNPDEVVALGAAVQAGVLAGDVSDIVLLDVTPLSLGLETLGGVMTKIIPRNTTLPTSKSEVFSTAADGQTSVEINVLQGEREFVRDNKSLGSFRLDGIPPAPRGVPQIEVKFDIDANGILSVTAIDKGTGKKQDITITGASTLPSDEVERMVKEAEKFSKEDKEKRDAIDTKNQADSVVYQTEKQLKELGDKVPGPVKEKVEAKLGELKEAISGGSTQTIKDAMAALNQEVMQLGQSLYNQPGAAGAGGPTPPPGADAGPSESSGKGPEGDVIDADFTDSK; translated from the exons TTCATCAAGGTCAAGAGCAGACCCAGGAGGGTAGGTCGTCTCCGCGTCGTCAATGAGAAAGTCGTCGGCATCGACTTGGGAACAACTAACTCCGCCGTCGCCGCCATGGAAGGCGGCAAGCCCACCATCATCACCAACGCCGAGGGTCAAAGAACCACCCCCTCCGTTGTCGCCTACACCAAGAGCGGCGATAGACTCGTTGGCCAAATCGCCAAGCGTCAGGCCGTCGTTAACCCGGAGAACACTTTCTTCTCCGTCAAGAGGTTCATTGGCAGGAAGATGTCCGAGGTCGACGAGGAGTCCAAGCAGGTCTCTTACAGAGTCATCAGAGATGACAACGGCAACGTCAAACTCGACTGTCCCGCCATTGGTAAACAGTTCGCTGCCGAGGAAATTTCTGCCCAG GTCTTGAGGAAGCTTGTGGACGATGCTTCCAAGTTTTTGAACGATAAAGTGACCAAGGCTGTTGTTACCGTCCCTGCTTATTTTAATGACTCGCAAAGGACTGCTACCAAGGATGCCGGCAGGATTGCTGGTCTGGAGGTTCTCAGGATTATCAACGAACCAACTGCTGCATCCTTGGCCTATGGTTTCGAAAGGAAAAACAATGAAACTATCTTGGTCTTTGACCTCGGAGGTGGTACGTTTGATGTCTCGGTGCTTGAGGTTGGCGATGGAGTGTTTGAGGTGCTGTCTACTTCTGGGGATACACATCTGGGTGGTGATGACTTTGATAAG AGAATTGTTGACTGGCTGGCTTCCAATTTCAAGAGAGATGAAGGCATCGACCTTTTGAAAGACAAACAAGCTCTTCAGCGTCTCACCGAGACAGCAGAGAAAGCTAAAATGGAACTCTCATCATTGACTCAGACTAACATTAG TTTACCATTCATTACTGCTACAGCAGATGGTCCCAAACATATCGAGACAACAATCACAAGGGCTAAATTCGAGGAATTGTGTTCAGATCTTCTTGACAG GCTCAGGACACCAGTTGAAAACTCGTTGAGGGATGCAAAGCTCTCATTTAAGGATCTTGATGAGGTTATCCTTGTGGGTGGATCAACACGTATTCCAGCCGTTCAGGAGCTTGTAAAGAAGTTGACTGGCAAGGACCCGAATGTCACTGTCAATCCCGATGAAGTGGTTGCTCTTGGAGCTGCAGTTCAG GCTGGTGTTTTGGCTGGAGACGTCAGCGACATTGTGCTGTTGGATGTCACTCCATTATCTTTGGGTCTGGAAACTCTAGGTGGTGTGATGACCAAAATTATCCCTAGAAACACCACTCTTCCCACATCGAAGTCCGAGGTTTTCTCTACCGCTGCTGATGGACAGACCAGTGTAGAGATCAATGTCCTTCAGGGTGAGAGAGAATTTGTTAGGGACAATAAGTCACTTGGTAGCTTCCGGCTGGATGGTATCCCTCCTGCACCTCGTGGAGTTCCTCAGATTGAGGTGAAATTCGATATTGATGCCAATGGCATTCTCTCGGTTACTGCTATTGACAAGGGCACGGGGAAGAAGCAAGATATTACCATTACTGGTGCTAGCACCTTACCTTCAGATGAG GTGGAGAGAATGGTGAAGGAAGCTGAGAAATTTTCAAAGGAAGACAAAGAGAAGAGGGACGCTATCGACACTAAGAACCAGGCAGATTCCGTGGTATACCAGACAGAGAAACAATTGAAAGAGCTTGGAGACAAGGTTCCTGGCCCCGTCAAAGAGAAGGTTGAAGCAAAACTAGGGGAGCTTAAAGAAGCAATTTCTGGGGGTTCGACCCAAACTATTAAGGATGCCATGGCTGCCCTCAATCAGGAAGTTATGCAGCTTGGTCAGTCCCTTTACAACCAGCCAGGAGCTGCTGGTGCAGGAGGCCCTACTCCCCCACCTGGTGCCGATGCTGGCCCTTCAGAATCTTCCGGCAAGGGACCGGAAGGTGATGTCATCGATGCAGATTTCACCGACTCTAAATGA
- the LOC114186952 gene encoding uncharacterized protein LOC114186952 isoform X1 has product MISYYPLCHSVSLLTKNMRNGYGRISSETTHKPRSMDHATTPFPQTPKAPTTTSESPRRVEDGKGEIFGVILGRSASVSTSFSSASGAFEVTMKRAFSMGRSSSVSERYCRIHDTAIASPIEDDDDDDEMEEGTARSKEEKGVRMKIKILKAYKLKRKAKKYTKL; this is encoded by the exons ATGATATCATATTACCCTCTCTGTCACTCTGTCTCTCTGCTGACCAAAAACATGAGGAATGGGTATGGCAGGATTAGCAGTGAGACTACCCACAAACCAAGATCCATGGATCATGCTACCACTCCATTTCCTCAAACCCCAAAAGCACCAACAACCACCAGCGAGAGTCCGAGGAGGGTGGAAGACGGGAAGGGAGAGATATTCGGAGTGATACTGGGTAGGAGTGCTTCTGTTTCAACCAGTTTTTCTTCTGCATCAGGGGCGTTTGAGGTTACAATGAAAAGGGCATTCTCAATGGGAAGATCATCATCGGTTTCAGAGAGGTACTGCAGGATCCATGACACAGCAATAGCATCGCCgattgaagatgatgatgatgatgatgaaatgGAGGAGGGTACAGCAAGATCCAAGGAGGAGAAGGGAGTGAGGATGAAGATTAAGATCCTCAAAGCAT ATAAGCTGAAGCGAAAAgcaaaaaaatatactaaattgTAA
- the LOC114186952 gene encoding uncharacterized protein LOC114186952 isoform X2: protein MISYYPLCHSVSLLTKNMRNGYGRISSETTHKPRSMDHATTPFPQTPKAPTTTSESPRRVEDGKGEIFGVILGRSASVSTSFSSASGAFEVTMKRAFSMGRSSSVSERYCRIHDTAIASPIEDDDDDDEMEEGTARSKEEKGVRMKIKILKALQIS, encoded by the exons ATGATATCATATTACCCTCTCTGTCACTCTGTCTCTCTGCTGACCAAAAACATGAGGAATGGGTATGGCAGGATTAGCAGTGAGACTACCCACAAACCAAGATCCATGGATCATGCTACCACTCCATTTCCTCAAACCCCAAAAGCACCAACAACCACCAGCGAGAGTCCGAGGAGGGTGGAAGACGGGAAGGGAGAGATATTCGGAGTGATACTGGGTAGGAGTGCTTCTGTTTCAACCAGTTTTTCTTCTGCATCAGGGGCGTTTGAGGTTACAATGAAAAGGGCATTCTCAATGGGAAGATCATCATCGGTTTCAGAGAGGTACTGCAGGATCCATGACACAGCAATAGCATCGCCgattgaagatgatgatgatgatgatgaaatgGAGGAGGGTACAGCAAGATCCAAGGAGGAGAAGGGAGTGAGGATGAAGATTAAGATCCTCAAAGCAT TGCAGATAAGCTGA